From one Marinobacter sp. LV10MA510-1 genomic stretch:
- a CDS encoding aspartate kinase, protein MALYVQKFGGTSVGTTERIEAVAQKVFGFRKAGHDIVVVVSAMSGETNRLIGLASNITDEPGQREMDVLLSTGEQVTIALLSMALQKLGCEARSYTGSQVRILTDRAHTKARIQHIDEQHVREDLDAGRVVVVAGFQGVNDLGDITTLGRGGSDTTAVALAAALKADECQIYTDVDGVYTTDPRVVDSARRLTHITFEEMLEMASLGSKVLQIRAVEFAGKYNVPLRVLSSFEEGEGTLITLEEDSAMEQPIVSGIAFNRDEAKLTIAGVPDTPGSALRILKPISDANIEVDMIVQNVGEDNRTAFTFTVLRHDFKRAGDVLRSVAAELGAREVIGNEKIAKVSIVGVGMRSHAGVATKMFEALSNEGINIQMISTSEIKISVVIDEKYLELAVRALHSAFELDKPLVEAEA, encoded by the coding sequence ATGGCCCTGTATGTACAGAAATTTGGTGGCACCTCGGTAGGCACTACCGAGCGTATCGAAGCGGTTGCTCAGAAGGTTTTTGGTTTTCGCAAGGCGGGGCATGACATCGTTGTGGTGGTTTCGGCCATGAGCGGTGAAACGAACCGCTTGATTGGCCTGGCCAGTAACATTACCGATGAGCCCGGCCAGCGTGAAATGGACGTCCTTCTGTCTACCGGCGAACAGGTGACCATTGCACTCTTGTCGATGGCATTGCAGAAGCTGGGTTGCGAGGCTCGCTCTTACACCGGCTCACAGGTACGTATCCTAACCGATCGTGCCCATACAAAAGCCCGTATTCAGCACATTGATGAACAACATGTGCGTGAAGACCTGGATGCCGGCCGTGTGGTGGTGGTGGCAGGTTTTCAGGGAGTGAACGATCTGGGTGACATTACCACCCTTGGCCGCGGTGGTTCAGACACTACCGCTGTGGCCTTGGCAGCAGCGTTGAAGGCCGATGAATGCCAGATTTATACCGATGTGGACGGGGTTTATACCACCGATCCGCGAGTGGTGGATTCCGCTCGAAGGCTGACCCATATTACCTTTGAAGAAATGCTGGAAATGGCCAGCCTGGGGTCCAAAGTGCTGCAGATTCGCGCTGTGGAGTTTGCAGGCAAATACAACGTTCCGTTAAGGGTACTTTCCAGCTTCGAGGAAGGTGAGGGCACCCTGATTACACTTGAGGAAGATAGCGCTATGGAGCAACCAATCGTTTCCGGCATTGCATTCAACCGCGACGAAGCCAAGCTGACTATTGCGGGGGTGCCGGATACGCCTGGCAGTGCGCTGCGTATTCTGAAGCCAATCAGCGATGCCAATATTGAAGTGGACATGATTGTCCAGAACGTGGGTGAAGACAACAGAACCGCCTTTACGTTCACGGTTTTGCGCCATGATTTCAAACGGGCCGGCGATGTGCTGCGCTCGGTAGCGGCCGAGCTGGGCGCACGTGAGGTCATCGGAAACGAAAAGATCGCTAAAGTCAGTATTGTCGGTGTTGGTATGCGTTCCCACGCGGGCGTCGCTACTAAGATGTTCGAGGCGCTGTCTAACGAAGGTATTAACATTCAGATGATTTCTACCTCGGAAATAAAGATTTCCGTGGTGATTGATGAAAAGTACCTTGAGCTTGCGGTAAGGGCGCTTCATTCGGCTTTTGAGCTGGACAAGCCTCTGGTAGAGGCAGAGGCTTGA
- a CDS encoding sensor histidine kinase: MFFRFGAVLVFVVVLATAWVLGGWVGYRQVEQESLVESFRYRQLVANELSSYLPIPELMAEHPLLATALNAPDNTDVILQANEEMQRMATIVGSSDVYLMDMSGLTIAANNYQQAGSFVGRNFSFRPYFYEAIKRNGSAIYFALGSTSGVRGLYFSHPVHDERGQVLGVVAVKVLVHELESQWIRPASRREAEMLVLDAAGVSFLSSQPRWLYRDFTGSDNPAPGEASRLRYPERDLEPVQLDYLDKPWGLSGPSGTVRIRENGGSHEYLSVRTPLPRMDWTLQIMVSTRSVIWTRLGFVLGGTALYFGVLLTWLYLRERYRREAELALRGEQLELNVAERTADLERSNQMLVEEIQQREQAQTDLRETQQELIQAAKLAVLGQMSAGLNHEMSQPLTAIQTYARNSRRFLQKGASDMVDANLAEIVLLCDKMAELTRQFKVFARKSEGPPSIVDLRPAVDASVKIIAAQKNSGDIDIQWLRPAQPTWCHGDQIRIEQVLVNLLANAVHALEGCAQPVITIDVAEHQGYWLCRVRDNGRGLPANTEQLFEPFYTTKPVKQGLGLGLSISRQIVDALGGRLCGRNRSDGAGAGAEFEFTLKKRDTQV, translated from the coding sequence ATGTTTTTCCGTTTTGGCGCTGTGCTGGTGTTTGTGGTGGTGCTTGCGACGGCCTGGGTTCTGGGCGGCTGGGTAGGGTACCGTCAGGTTGAACAGGAAAGCCTGGTGGAGTCTTTCCGTTACCGCCAGTTAGTGGCTAATGAGCTCAGTAGTTACCTTCCCATTCCTGAATTGATGGCCGAACATCCGCTGCTGGCGACTGCGTTGAACGCACCAGACAACACGGATGTTATTCTGCAGGCCAATGAAGAAATGCAACGAATGGCCACCATTGTGGGCAGCTCAGATGTATACCTGATGGATATGTCTGGCTTGACCATCGCGGCCAATAATTACCAGCAGGCCGGCAGCTTTGTCGGTCGTAACTTCAGTTTTCGGCCATATTTTTACGAAGCGATTAAAAGAAACGGTTCTGCCATTTATTTTGCCTTGGGTTCCACCTCTGGTGTACGCGGCCTGTACTTTTCCCACCCGGTTCATGACGAACGCGGCCAGGTGCTGGGAGTTGTGGCGGTAAAGGTGCTGGTGCATGAACTGGAATCGCAATGGATACGGCCGGCCTCAAGGCGTGAAGCCGAAATGCTGGTGCTGGACGCCGCCGGAGTGAGTTTTTTGTCCAGCCAGCCCCGCTGGCTTTACCGTGACTTTACTGGCAGCGATAACCCCGCACCCGGTGAGGCCTCACGCCTACGCTATCCGGAGCGGGATCTGGAACCGGTTCAGCTGGATTATCTGGATAAGCCCTGGGGCCTGTCGGGTCCGTCCGGCACCGTTCGTATTCGTGAAAATGGCGGAAGTCATGAATACCTCAGTGTTCGCACACCTTTGCCACGAATGGACTGGACGCTGCAGATAATGGTGAGCACCCGGTCGGTTATCTGGACGCGCCTGGGTTTTGTGCTTGGAGGCACGGCGCTTTACTTTGGGGTGTTGCTGACCTGGCTGTACTTGCGTGAACGCTATCGCCGCGAGGCCGAATTGGCCTTGCGCGGCGAACAGTTGGAGCTGAACGTTGCTGAGCGCACCGCAGATCTTGAACGCTCTAATCAGATGTTGGTTGAAGAAATCCAGCAGCGTGAGCAAGCCCAGACCGACCTGCGGGAAACCCAGCAGGAGCTGATACAGGCGGCAAAGCTTGCGGTTTTGGGTCAGATGTCTGCGGGCCTGAACCATGAAATGAGCCAGCCGCTGACGGCGATTCAGACCTACGCTCGCAACAGTCGGCGTTTTCTGCAAAAAGGCGCCAGCGATATGGTAGACGCTAACCTGGCAGAGATCGTGCTGCTGTGCGACAAAATGGCTGAGCTGACTCGCCAGTTTAAAGTGTTCGCGCGCAAATCCGAAGGGCCGCCCAGCATTGTCGATTTACGCCCGGCGGTGGACGCCTCTGTGAAGATCATCGCGGCCCAGAAAAACAGCGGGGATATTGACATTCAATGGCTACGGCCAGCACAGCCGACCTGGTGCCATGGTGATCAAATCCGCATCGAGCAGGTACTGGTGAACCTTCTGGCCAACGCCGTGCATGCGCTGGAAGGTTGCGCGCAGCCGGTTATTACCATAGACGTGGCGGAGCATCAGGGCTATTGGCTGTGCCGGGTGCGTGACAATGGCCGGGGCCTGCCGGCCAACACCGAGCAGTTGTTCGAACCGTTTTACACCACGAAACCGGTTAAGCAGGGCCTTGGGCTGGGGTTATCCATCTCGCGCCAGATTGTGGATGCGCTTGGCGGCCGTTTGTGCGGCCGCAATCGCAGCGATGGCGCAGGCGCAGGCGCGGAATTTGAATTTACACTGAAAAAGCGGGACACCCAAGTATGA
- the alaS gene encoding alanine--tRNA ligase, whose product MKTAELRQAFLEYFKQQGHAIVPSSSLVPADDPTLLFTNAGMNQFKDLFLGREQRDYTRATSSQKCVRAGGKHNDLENVGYTARHHTFFEMLGNFSFGDYFKREAINFAWNFLTSEQWLNLPKAKLWITVYAEDDEAFDIWNQEIGVPAERIVRIGDDAGGRYSSDNFWQMGDTGPCGPCSEIFFDHGPDVAGGPPGSPDEDGDRYIEIWNVVFMQYNRTADGEMLNLPKPSVDTGMGLERVTAVLQGVHSNYEIDLFQDLLKAASAVLGGVATTEASLRVVADHIRSCCFLIADGVMPSNEGRGFVLRRIIRRAARHGNKLGANGPFFYKLVGALVELMGEAFPQLVSSHKQIEKILLQEEEQFVKTLDNGLRLLEQDIAELKGDVIPGATVFALYDTYGFPVDLTNDIARERGLTLDYQGYEKAMDAQRERARAASKFGIDYNAESLKLEGVTEFSGYQNIDGHERIRSVIVGSEHKNAEAGDEAIIVLERTPFYAESGGQVGDTGLLTWSGGRFQVTDTRKEGNNHLHIGTVIEGELFPGLEVDARIDHERRERTKRNHSATHLLHAALRKVLGEHVSQKGSLVDPDKLRFDFSHLEAVSTAQLQEIEHQVNQQILENTPVATEVTDMEQAQAKGALALFGEKYGDSVRVLSMGSDSYSVELCGGTHVNRTGDIGLLRITSESGIASGVRRIEAVTGFGALEWVDSAERTLREAARLVKGSRESLVEKVQQTLDRNRQLEKENDGLKAKLASSAGSDLVSSAVEVAGLKVVAAEMPGADRQALMETADQLKNKLGEGVVVLASVEDGKVTLVSGVTKSATGRVKAGDIMKHLCAQLDGKGGGRPDMAQGGGNDASRLTEVLAGVAGWVEKNSQ is encoded by the coding sequence ATGAAAACGGCAGAGTTGCGACAGGCGTTTCTTGAATACTTCAAACAGCAGGGCCATGCCATTGTTCCCAGCAGTTCACTGGTGCCGGCAGATGATCCCACTTTGCTATTTACGAACGCGGGCATGAACCAGTTCAAGGACCTGTTCCTGGGCCGTGAGCAGCGTGACTACACTCGCGCCACCAGTTCGCAGAAATGCGTACGAGCCGGCGGCAAGCACAACGATCTTGAAAACGTTGGTTACACTGCTCGCCACCATACGTTTTTTGAAATGCTGGGCAACTTCAGCTTTGGCGATTATTTCAAGCGCGAAGCCATCAATTTCGCCTGGAATTTCCTGACCTCTGAGCAGTGGCTGAACCTGCCAAAAGCAAAACTGTGGATCACGGTATACGCCGAAGACGACGAAGCCTTTGATATCTGGAACCAGGAAATTGGCGTGCCTGCCGAGCGCATTGTCCGTATCGGCGACGACGCCGGCGGCCGCTACTCTTCAGATAATTTTTGGCAGATGGGCGATACCGGCCCTTGCGGCCCTTGTTCCGAAATATTTTTTGACCACGGCCCCGATGTAGCCGGCGGCCCTCCGGGAAGCCCGGACGAGGACGGCGACCGCTACATAGAAATCTGGAACGTGGTGTTTATGCAGTATAACCGCACCGCTGACGGCGAAATGCTTAACCTGCCCAAACCGTCGGTAGACACTGGCATGGGTCTGGAACGAGTGACCGCGGTATTGCAAGGCGTGCACAGTAACTATGAAATTGACCTGTTTCAGGATCTGCTGAAAGCGGCCTCTGCCGTGCTCGGCGGCGTTGCTACCACCGAAGCTTCGCTGCGTGTTGTCGCAGACCACATCCGTTCCTGTTGCTTCCTGATTGCCGATGGCGTTATGCCGTCCAACGAAGGCCGCGGCTTTGTATTGCGCCGGATTATCCGTCGCGCTGCCCGCCATGGTAATAAGCTGGGAGCCAACGGCCCCTTCTTCTACAAGTTAGTGGGTGCGTTGGTTGAGTTGATGGGCGAAGCCTTCCCACAGCTGGTCAGCAGCCACAAACAGATCGAAAAAATATTGCTGCAAGAAGAAGAGCAGTTTGTAAAAACCCTGGATAACGGCCTGCGCCTGTTAGAGCAGGACATTGCCGAACTTAAAGGCGACGTGATTCCGGGCGCAACAGTTTTCGCCCTGTACGACACTTATGGCTTCCCGGTAGACCTGACCAACGACATCGCCCGTGAGCGAGGTTTGACTCTGGATTATCAGGGCTATGAAAAAGCAATGGATGCCCAACGTGAGCGCGCCCGGGCGGCCAGCAAATTCGGTATCGACTATAACGCGGAAAGCTTGAAGCTTGAGGGCGTGACCGAATTTAGTGGTTACCAGAATATTGATGGCCATGAGCGCATTCGCTCGGTGATTGTCGGCAGTGAACACAAAAACGCTGAAGCCGGCGACGAAGCCATCATTGTGCTGGAGCGCACGCCGTTTTACGCGGAGTCTGGCGGCCAGGTCGGTGATACCGGGCTGTTGACCTGGAGCGGTGGCCGCTTTCAGGTTACCGACACCCGCAAAGAGGGCAACAACCACCTTCATATCGGAACGGTGATTGAAGGTGAACTGTTCCCGGGCCTGGAAGTGGATGCGCGCATTGACCATGAGCGCCGTGAACGCACCAAACGTAACCACTCCGCCACCCATCTATTGCACGCGGCTTTGCGCAAGGTTCTGGGCGAGCACGTTAGCCAGAAAGGCTCGCTGGTAGATCCGGACAAACTGCGCTTTGACTTCTCGCATCTCGAGGCCGTCAGCACCGCACAACTGCAGGAAATCGAACACCAGGTTAACCAGCAGATTCTGGAAAACACCCCGGTAGCCACAGAAGTGACAGACATGGAACAGGCCCAGGCTAAAGGCGCGCTGGCGTTGTTTGGTGAAAAATACGGTGATTCCGTCAGGGTTCTGAGTATGGGTTCAGACAGCTACTCGGTTGAGCTTTGCGGTGGCACCCATGTCAATCGCACCGGCGATATTGGTCTACTGCGTATTACCTCTGAAAGCGGTATTGCTTCCGGCGTTCGCCGCATTGAAGCGGTCACCGGTTTTGGCGCTTTGGAATGGGTAGACAGCGCCGAACGTACCTTGCGTGAAGCGGCTAGGCTGGTAAAAGGCTCCCGTGAGTCGCTGGTCGAGAAAGTGCAACAGACACTGGATCGTAACCGTCAGCTGGAGAAAGAAAACGACGGTTTGAAGGCTAAACTTGCCAGCTCGGCCGGCAGCGACTTAGTGTCGTCTGCAGTTGAAGTGGCGGGCTTAAAGGTAGTTGCCGCTGAAATGCCAGGGGCGGACCGCCAGGCACTGATGGAAACGGCCGACCAGCTGAAGAACAAGTTGGGTGAGGGCGTCGTGGTTTTGGCCAGCGTTGAAGATGGCAAGGTCACACTGGTATCGGGTGTAACCAAATCAGCGACCGGTAGAGTCAAGGCCGGCGACATTATGAAGCACCTTTGCGCGCAGCTGGACGGTAAGGGCGGTGGTCGTCCTGATATGGCCCAGGGCGGGGGTAACGATGCCTCCAGGCTTACTGAGGTTCTGGCGGGTGTTGCTGGCTGGGTTGAAAAAAATAGTCAGTAA
- a CDS encoding TAXI family TRAP transporter solute-binding subunit has translation MKTQAVMAVALASTLAVANPVVAQDRAGWPDNFTVGTASQGGTYFAYGAGWANFVAENLGVSGGAEITGGPMQNMALVHTGDLKFGLTTMGPARESMDGNSPIAPGMKMDNVCAMFPMYETPFSVTALTSSGITSISDIPDGATIGFGPAGSTSDTYFPRMMETLGVNFERRNGSWSDLGTQLQDGLIDVIAFAAGIPIPAVSQLEVQTDVNIIGMTDAEAKKVVDNFPVSEFIIPANTYQSLEKESRVVSMWNFAMANCDVPESLVYEITKLTMENNERMVSIHKAAQFSIPENYTKNKVLPWHKGAARWFNENGYTIEQSNIK, from the coding sequence ATGAAAACCCAAGCCGTTATGGCAGTGGCACTCGCCTCCACGCTGGCCGTCGCAAATCCGGTCGTCGCCCAGGACCGGGCAGGTTGGCCTGACAACTTCACCGTAGGCACCGCCAGCCAGGGTGGCACCTACTTCGCGTACGGTGCTGGATGGGCCAACTTTGTCGCAGAAAACTTGGGCGTGTCAGGCGGCGCTGAGATCACCGGCGGCCCGATGCAGAATATGGCTCTGGTACACACCGGCGATCTAAAATTTGGTCTGACCACCATGGGCCCTGCACGGGAATCCATGGACGGCAACAGCCCAATAGCGCCAGGCATGAAAATGGACAACGTGTGCGCCATGTTCCCCATGTACGAAACTCCGTTCTCCGTGACGGCCCTGACCAGCTCCGGCATTACCTCTATTTCTGACATCCCCGATGGCGCAACCATCGGCTTTGGTCCGGCTGGTTCCACTTCAGACACCTACTTTCCACGCATGATGGAAACGCTTGGTGTGAACTTCGAGCGCCGCAACGGCAGCTGGTCGGACCTGGGTACCCAGTTGCAGGACGGCCTGATTGATGTTATCGCCTTTGCCGCTGGCATTCCGATTCCTGCGGTCAGTCAGCTGGAAGTGCAGACCGATGTAAATATCATTGGTATGACCGACGCCGAAGCAAAAAAAGTGGTTGATAACTTCCCCGTATCCGAATTCATTATTCCGGCAAACACCTACCAGTCCTTGGAAAAGGAATCTCGTGTAGTGTCTATGTGGAACTTCGCCATGGCCAATTGCGACGTGCCGGAGAGCCTTGTGTATGAAATTACCAAGCTGACTATGGAAAATAACGAGAGAATGGTGTCGATCCATAAGGCAGCTCAATTCTCCATTCCTGAAAATTACACCAAGAATAAAGTATTGCCGTGGCACAAAGGCGCGGCGCGTTGGTTCAACGAAAACGGTTACACCATCGAGCAAAGCAACATCAAGTAA
- the csrA gene encoding carbon storage regulator CsrA produces the protein MLILTRRVGETLMVGDEITVTVLGVKGNQVRIGVNAPKEVAVHREEIYQRIQAEKSSDEAEPGNH, from the coding sequence ATGTTGATTTTAACACGCCGTGTAGGCGAGACCCTGATGGTCGGTGACGAAATAACCGTTACTGTGCTTGGGGTAAAGGGAAATCAGGTACGGATTGGTGTGAATGCACCCAAAGAAGTCGCTGTTCACCGCGAAGAGATCTATCAGCGCATTCAGGCGGAGAAAAGTTCAGATGAGGCTGAGCCGGGCAATCACTAG
- a CDS encoding sigma-54-dependent transcriptional regulator, which yields MSQSDVIFVDDEPDIRKAIAQALTLDDLAVTCFDNATDALAQIGRDYSGVVLCDYNMPNMDGLQLLSSLQQLDDTIPVIILTGQGDISTAVSAMQQGAYDFIEKPFNQEELVELLRHALEKRQLALENRRLKAQLKQLAKPGPRILGGSATMQKVMATIDPILDISANILLYGETGSGKDALARYIHENSRRSSHNFVAINCGAVPENLIESELFGHEAGAFTGADKRRIGKIEHAHQGTLFLDEVESMPMPLQIKLLRVLEEQKVERLGSNQVQQVDVRIIAATKSNLKTLSDEGVFRADLYYRLNVVKVDIPPLRERKEDIPTLFHHFVLIAAARYDRESIPLNAGQATKLTHHDWPGNVRELRNLAERYVLLGPAALDETDTAQDTNVNGRRTLAELMDGFERLALISALNACHGSIKDTMVELGIARKTLYDKMKKHGLDKAEFKE from the coding sequence ATGAGCCAAAGTGACGTCATCTTCGTGGACGATGAGCCGGATATACGTAAAGCCATTGCCCAGGCCCTGACTCTGGATGACCTGGCGGTGACCTGTTTTGACAATGCCACCGATGCGCTAGCGCAAATCGGTCGCGACTATAGCGGCGTTGTTCTGTGCGATTACAACATGCCTAACATGGATGGCCTGCAGCTGCTCAGCAGCCTGCAGCAGCTCGACGACACTATTCCGGTCATCATTCTGACCGGGCAGGGTGATATCAGCACTGCGGTGAGCGCCATGCAACAGGGCGCCTATGACTTCATCGAAAAGCCGTTTAACCAGGAGGAGCTGGTGGAATTGCTGCGCCACGCTTTGGAAAAGCGCCAGCTGGCGTTGGAAAACCGGCGTTTGAAGGCTCAGTTAAAGCAGCTAGCAAAACCCGGTCCGCGAATTCTGGGTGGTTCGGCCACCATGCAAAAGGTGATGGCCACCATTGACCCGATTCTGGATATTTCTGCGAACATTCTGCTATATGGTGAAACCGGTTCGGGCAAAGACGCACTGGCGCGCTACATCCACGAAAACAGTCGGCGCAGCAGTCATAATTTTGTCGCGATTAACTGTGGTGCTGTGCCGGAAAATCTAATTGAAAGTGAGTTGTTCGGCCACGAAGCGGGGGCGTTTACCGGTGCGGATAAACGCCGTATTGGCAAAATAGAGCACGCCCACCAGGGCACGCTGTTTCTGGATGAAGTGGAAAGCATGCCCATGCCGCTGCAGATTAAACTGCTGCGGGTGCTTGAAGAGCAGAAAGTTGAGCGTCTGGGTAGCAATCAGGTACAGCAGGTGGACGTACGCATTATTGCCGCCACCAAATCCAATCTGAAAACCCTCAGTGACGAGGGTGTGTTTCGTGCAGATCTTTACTACCGCCTGAATGTGGTGAAAGTGGATATCCCGCCACTGCGCGAGCGCAAGGAAGACATTCCCACGCTGTTTCACCACTTTGTGCTGATTGCAGCGGCCCGCTATGACCGCGAGAGCATCCCGTTGAACGCGGGCCAGGCAACTAAACTGACGCACCACGACTGGCCCGGCAACGTGCGTGAGCTGCGCAACCTGGCCGAACGCTATGTGTTGCTTGGCCCGGCAGCTCTGGACGAGACCGACACGGCTCAAGATACCAACGTGAATGGCCGCCGCACACTGGCGGAACTGATGGACGGCTTTGAACGCCTGGCCTTAATCAGTGCTTTGAATGCCTGCCATGGCAGTATCAAAGACACCATGGTTGAACTCGGGATTGCGCGCAAAACCCTGTACGACAAGATGAAAAAACACGGTCTGGACAAAGCCGAATTCAAAGAGTGA
- a CDS encoding TRAP transporter permease gives MTLEQKPKNFSDIDESPDHVLAHDVDEEPIENNRRLFEGNLLKFVTLLAIGYSSFHLYALNIAPLETWSFRIVHIAGALILGFILFAGARFVSAEEGGARHRWTTWVSAVAMLPALYVCYQVFTFWQMVQDGALRIPVNLETWHFGWPLLAVTGVTIIMSWFHQRERSRFSLPDLVLVVCSIAVAAYFLMAYNTSMRMATGTSFAPIGISFAAVAGVALIMKLTRRMAGLALVIIGLVFLVYVFAGPYLPGFLGYPGLSVQRFFSQVYTDAGILGPTTAVSSTYIILFIIFAAFLQASKVGDYFVNFAFSIAGRSRGGPAKVSIFASGLMGMINGTSAGNVVSTGSLTIPLMKKVGYSKKSAGAVEAAASTGGQIMPPIMGAGAFIMAEITGIPYTEIAIAAIIPSILYFASVYFMVDFEAAKTGMRGMREDELPKLRKLIKQVYLFVPIIILIVALFMGYSVIRAGTLATISAAVVSWFSPNKMGIGLILRALEMASYMAIQIIVVCAAAGVIVGVISLTGVGARFSVLLLDVAATSQLLALVFAMFISILLGMGMPTTAAYAVAASVVAPGLVQLGIEPLTAHFFVFYFAVVSAITPPVALASYAAAGISGANAMETSVASFRIGIAAFIVPFMFFYNGALLMNAEWFEIARSLVTALFGVYILSGGVLGWFADVSASWVTRILLITAALLMIEGGWITDLTGIGMAAAAYIIQRQRRERPAVA, from the coding sequence ATGACCCTCGAACAAAAACCCAAAAACTTCTCTGACATTGATGAAAGCCCAGATCATGTGCTTGCCCATGATGTGGACGAAGAACCCATAGAAAACAATCGCCGCCTGTTTGAAGGTAACCTGCTGAAGTTTGTGACGCTGTTGGCCATTGGTTACTCGTCGTTTCATCTTTATGCCCTGAATATTGCGCCTTTGGAAACCTGGTCTTTCCGGATTGTGCACATCGCTGGTGCCCTGATATTGGGTTTCATACTGTTTGCCGGTGCCCGTTTTGTGTCCGCGGAAGAGGGCGGCGCCCGCCATCGCTGGACCACCTGGGTAAGCGCTGTCGCCATGCTGCCAGCGCTTTATGTTTGCTATCAGGTGTTCACGTTTTGGCAAATGGTGCAAGACGGCGCATTGCGCATTCCCGTTAACCTGGAAACCTGGCACTTTGGCTGGCCACTGCTCGCTGTAACGGGCGTGACGATTATCATGAGCTGGTTCCACCAGCGTGAACGCTCGCGCTTCAGTCTGCCGGACCTGGTGCTGGTAGTGTGTTCAATTGCGGTAGCTGCTTACTTTCTAATGGCATATAACACCTCTATGCGGATGGCGACGGGCACATCCTTTGCACCGATTGGTATCTCCTTTGCTGCGGTTGCCGGTGTTGCGCTGATAATGAAACTGACTCGCCGTATGGCTGGCCTGGCTTTGGTTATTATCGGCCTGGTGTTTCTGGTGTATGTATTTGCCGGGCCCTATCTGCCGGGCTTTCTGGGCTATCCTGGTTTGTCGGTTCAGCGCTTTTTCAGCCAGGTGTATACCGATGCCGGTATTCTCGGGCCCACCACGGCTGTGTCGTCTACCTACATTATTCTGTTCATCATTTTCGCGGCCTTTCTTCAGGCCTCGAAAGTGGGTGATTATTTTGTGAACTTTGCTTTTTCCATCGCTGGCCGTTCCCGCGGGGGCCCCGCCAAGGTGTCCATTTTTGCTTCTGGCCTGATGGGTATGATCAACGGCACCAGTGCCGGCAACGTGGTGTCTACCGGTTCGTTGACCATACCGTTAATGAAAAAAGTCGGCTACAGCAAGAAATCCGCCGGTGCGGTGGAAGCGGCTGCGTCTACCGGTGGCCAGATCATGCCACCGATCATGGGCGCAGGCGCCTTTATCATGGCGGAAATTACCGGCATTCCTTACACCGAAATTGCGATTGCTGCGATTATTCCATCGATTCTGTATTTTGCTTCGGTGTACTTCATGGTGGATTTTGAAGCCGCCAAAACCGGTATGCGTGGCATGCGCGAAGATGAGTTGCCGAAACTTCGCAAGCTGATTAAACAGGTCTACCTGTTCGTGCCGATTATTATTCTGATTGTGGCGTTATTTATGGGCTATTCGGTGATTCGTGCCGGCACCCTGGCCACTATTTCCGCTGCGGTGGTGAGCTGGTTTTCGCCGAATAAGATGGGCATAGGCCTGATTCTGCGCGCATTGGAAATGGCGTCTTACATGGCCATCCAGATTATTGTGGTGTGTGCCGCAGCTGGCGTGATTGTGGGCGTTATTTCGCTGACCGGCGTGGGCGCACGATTCTCGGTGTTGCTGCTGGACGTGGCCGCAACCAGCCAATTACTGGCACTGGTTTTTGCCATGTTCATTTCCATTTTGCTGGGCATGGGGATGCCCACTACGGCCGCTTATGCGGTGGCCGCGTCGGTGGTCGCTCCGGGGCTGGTGCAGCTAGGCATCGAGCCTCTGACAGCGCACTTCTTCGTGTTCTACTTTGCCGTGGTTTCCGCGATTACGCCTCCGGTGGCGTTGGCATCTTACGCAGCCGCCGGTATTTCTGGGGCCAACGCTATGGAAACCTCGGTGGCCTCGTTCCGTATCGGTATTGCCGCCTTCATTGTTCCATTTATGTTCTTCTATAATGGCGCTTTGTTGATGAACGCCGAATGGTTTGAAATTGCCCGTTCGCTGGTCACTGCGCTGTTTGGAGTTTATATCCTGTCAGGCGGCGTACTGGGTTGGTTCGCTGACGTGTCAGCGTCTTGGGTAACCCGCATACTGCTGATTACCGCAGCCTTGCTGATGATTGAGGGCGGGTGGATAACGGATCTGACGGGTATCGGTATGGCGGCCGCAGCTTATATCATTCAGCGTCAGCGCCGTGAACGCCCGGCAGTAGCCTGA